A portion of the Magnolia sinica isolate HGM2019 chromosome 17, MsV1, whole genome shotgun sequence genome contains these proteins:
- the LOC131231207 gene encoding UPF0481 protein At3g47200-like, with translation MEKHKWRYLDSILERNPLKTLKDYINEMVKWEYVVRSCYSDDVYWERTEFVEMILLDGCFIVEFFIKLKKDLLEMDPLFSTSWMLVLIGYDMLLLENQIPFIVLLRIFEMAILDTHKPFKYSLVELAFDFFFNFFHEIMPSAYKVVMMDCIPRPHHLLDLFHWYLIPTQTLNNQSNLPIFNRTVESKKPFFLSKVLFPCSNSAKLPISNHQSPLLSPPSTPQVTSKMIPCVAELQLAGVKFKKRVEWSSILEVKFSNGVLEIPPLSINSYTKTLFRNLLMFEECYPKARICFMTYIVFMDCIINTSKDVALLHRNGIINHLMGSNEEVAHLFNSLGYGLFDFQNNYLSDLYKDVEKHCKTKWNMWWASLRRNYFTSPWAGLATLAAAIVILATIIQAIFAILSYK, from the coding sequence atggaaaaacacaaatggcGGTATCTAGATTCGATCCTCGAACGCAATCCCCTAAAGACATTGAAGGACTACATCAACGAGATGGTGAAATGGGAGTATGTAGTGAGAAGTTGCTACTCTGACGATGTATACTGGGAACGCACTGAGTTCGTGGAAATGATTCTGCTTGATGGTTGCTTCATTGTAGAGTTCTTTATCAAGCTAAAAAAGGATTTACTCGAGATGGACCCATTATTTAGTACGAGTTGGATGTTGGTCCTCATTGGGTATGATATGCTGCTCCTCGAAAATCAAATTCCTTTCATAGTTCTGTTGCGTATCTTCGAAATGGCTATCCTTGATACGCACAAACCATTCAAGTATTCATTAGTGGAGCTTGCCTttgatttcttttttaatttcttcCATGAAATCATGCCTTCTGCTTATAAAGTCGTGATGATGGATTGCATCCCTCGTCCTCATCATCTGCTCGATTTGTTCCACTGGTATTTGATACCGACCCAGACTCTTAACAACCAGTCCAACCTTCCAATATTCAATCGTACTGTTGAATCGAAGAAACCATTCTTCCTCTCGAAAGTTTTATTTCCATGTTCAAATTCAGCCAAGTTGCCCATTAGTAACCATCAATCACCACTATTGTCGCCACCGTCAACCCCCCAAGTAACTTCAAAGATGATCCCTTGCGTGGCTGAGCTCCAACTTGCAGGGGTCAAGTTCAAGAAGAGAGTGGAGTGGAGTAGCATCTTGGAGGTGAAATTTAGCAATGGAGTGTTGGAAATCCCACCACTGTCCATAAATTCCTACACCAAAACTCTCTTTCGGAACCTTCTAATGTTCGAAGAATGCTACCCAAAAGCTAGAATCTGCTTCATGACTTACATCGTCTTCATGGATTGCATCATCAATACGTCCAAGGATGTGGCGTTGCTCCATCGGAATGGGATCATAAATCATTTAATGGGAAGCAATGAGGAAGTGGCTCACCTATTCAACTCGCTTGGCTATGGGCTATTTGATTTCCAGAATAATTACCTTTCGGATCTATACAAGGATGTGGAAAAACATTGCAAGACGAAATGGAACATGTGGTGGGCGAGCTTGAGACGCAATTATTTCACCAGTCCTTGGGCCGGCCTTGCTACGTTAGCAGCTGCCATCGTCATTCTGGCCACCATCATTCAGGCGATCTTCGCCATCCTTTCCTATAAGTGA